The following proteins are encoded in a genomic region of SAR202 cluster bacterium:
- a CDS encoding helix-turn-helix domain-containing protein encodes MKELTMSEREAKRTVVLSAVLEKRLTKAQAATALGVSERQVWRLLATYRKDGAAGLVHGN; translated from the coding sequence ATGAAAGAACTGACAATGAGCGAGAGAGAGGCTAAACGAACGGTAGTGTTGAGCGCTGTCCTTGAGAAGCGATTGACAAAGGCTCAAGCTGCCACGGCATTGGGGGTATCGGAGCGCCAGGTATGGAGGCTTCTGGCGACCTACCGGAAGGATGGAGCGGCAGGGCTGGTCCATGGCAAT